ATTGCTGCCAGCGCATCTGGTTTTAAATTCGACAGGATTTGCAACGCTTCTGCGTCACTCATTTTAGTCAAGACGGGTGCGGCTGATTTTGCTGACATTTTCTCAAATGTCGTCACCATTTCACTCGCTTTTTGTTTTGCGGAATCATTGGTACGCTTTAGCTCAGCAATTTCCTCCAACAGTTTTTCTTGTTCTAAAATTAATGCTTCAACTTCACTTGTGGAAGCGTCTAACTGTTGTTGTAACTTATGAACTTGTGTTTCTTTTTCATGAATTTCAGCTTGCAATGTAACGATACGGTCTCCTAAAACTGCTTCATTTGGGTTAGATTTTTCTTTTTTGTCTTGATTCACAACTGGGAATTCGGTAGTGATTTCTTTGACCGCTTCAAACACATTTACGTTATTAAATTTTGCTATGACAAGAATAATAGCAGTCGTGAACAGTAGTGTAATGAGCATCATCATCATGACGTTTCGAAGCGTATTTGAAGACTTTTCTCTATGACTGGCTGAACTTTTGTTTGCCGTTTTTTTATTTTTCACCATTTTATCACCCGATTTCTTTTCCACGAAACGTCAGCGTAGATAACTCATCAAGCCTTTGTGCTTCTTGATACTCCATATCACGCTGATATTCTTCCCAATCTTTCTCTTTCATCTTTTCAAACTTACGAACTTCCATCGTTCTTTCTAGTAATTTCTGTTCATACCACTGCATCTTAGCGCGTGCTTTAATAACTAGTTGCTGTACTTGTTCAATCTTCTTTTCGAGACTATCAATAAAACGCATGTAATGGTGGATATCGTTAATGGAAAAGCCTTCTTCCATCTGTTTTTGTTGATTCATTATCGTCGTTTCTTTTTGCTTCAATAGCTCATAAAGTTCAGTACCAATCTGTTCAAAAGATTCCACAGCGGCTTGATAATCTATCTCTGTTTCGCTTTTTTCTAGTTCGCGGTATGTAAGGACATTTTCAAAACGATAATGATAAGGCTTCATTACATCCCAGCTCCTACGCCTAGTTCAACTAGCTCATTGATTGTGTCTTCAATTGAAATGTTATCGTTAAAGCTTTGTTTCAAAAAGTTTGTAATAAGCGGTTCATAATCAATTGCCATATCCACTTCGGGGGATGTGCCACGTTTATATGCTCCAATATTAATCAGGTCTTCGGATTTGCTGTAGGTATAATATAAATCTCTTAATTTCTCAGCAGCTTTTATGTGTTCCGGACTTGTAATATGACTCATCAATCGGCTTACACTACTCAAAACATTGATTGCCGGATATTGACCTTTATTTGCCAATGATCGGTCCAATACGATATGACCGTCTAGAATCCCCCGAACTGTATCTGCAATTGGTTCATTCATATCATCACCATCGACAAGTACTGTATAAAATGCCGTGATTGCTCCGTGTTCATTTGTCCCAGTTCTTTCTAGCAGTTTCGGCAAAATAGAAAAGACTGATGGCGTATAACCGCGAGTCGCTGGCGGTTCCCCGACAGCTAATCCAATTTCTCGTTGCGCCATCGCAACTCTCGTCACAGAGTCCATCATTAACATGACATTCATTCCTTTATCGCGGAAATACTCTGCAATTGCAGTAGCTGTGAAAGCACCTTTAATTCGCATTAAGGCCGGTTGATCAGATGTTGCAGCGATAACAATTGAACGTTTTAACCCTTCTGGTCCAAGGTCCCTTTCAACGAATTCACGAACTTCACGTCCACGTTCACCGATAAGCGCAATAATATTAATGTCTGCTTTTGTATTACGAGCAATCATTCCAAGTAATGTACTTTTACCTACACCAGAACCGGCAAAGATACCGACTCTTTGTCCATTACCAACTGTCAGCATGCCATCAATCGCCTTTACACCGACTTCTAACTTGTCATCGATAGGTGGTCGACTGAGTGCGTTCGGCGGTTCACGATTTGTCCGTACCGTCGACAATCCTCTTGGTAATTGGCTACCGTCCATTGGATTTCCCATAGAATCTAGTACTTTGCCAAGTAAATTCATGCCGACTTTAATTTCCAATGGTTTCCCAATTCCCTCGACAAGACAACCACTTGCAATATCTTGAATATCTGTATAAGGCATAAGTATTACGATTTCTTCACGGAATCCGACTACTTCCGCCATAATCGTTGTCTCACCTTTCAACCCATTATTCAAATGAATATGGCACACATCACCGATAGAACTTTCTGGACCTTGGGATTCAATCATCAGACCGACGACACGGACGACTCGACCAAATTTCTTATATGTATTAATGGTTGGGATAAATTCCGTCAATTCTTCCGCTTTTCTCACCGTCAATCCTCCTTTTCTAACACCTCAATTAAACGTTCTCTTAACTCATTTAATTGTTCATCGATACTGACCACGATTCTTCCGTGATTCGTTTCGA
This window of the Sporosarcina pasteurii genome carries:
- a CDS encoding MotE family protein, encoding MVKNKKTANKSSASHREKSSNTLRNVMMMMLITLLFTTAIILVIAKFNNVNVFEAVKEITTEFPVVNQDKKEKSNPNEAVLGDRIVTLQAEIHEKETQVHKLQQQLDASTSEVEALILEQEKLLEEIAELKRTNDSAKQKASEMVTTFEKMSAKSAAPVLTKMSDAEALQILSNLKPDALAAILEKMSPEDAAKYMSMMTN
- the fliJ gene encoding flagellar export protein FliJ yields the protein MKPYHYRFENVLTYRELEKSETEIDYQAAVESFEQIGTELYELLKQKETTIMNQQKQMEEGFSINDIHHYMRFIDSLEKKIEQVQQLVIKARAKMQWYEQKLLERTMEVRKFEKMKEKDWEEYQRDMEYQEAQRLDELSTLTFRGKEIG
- the fliI gene encoding flagellar protein export ATPase FliI, which produces MRKAEELTEFIPTINTYKKFGRVVRVVGLMIESQGPESSIGDVCHIHLNNGLKGETTIMAEVVGFREEIVILMPYTDIQDIASGCLVEGIGKPLEIKVGMNLLGKVLDSMGNPMDGSQLPRGLSTVRTNREPPNALSRPPIDDKLEVGVKAIDGMLTVGNGQRVGIFAGSGVGKSTLLGMIARNTKADINIIALIGERGREVREFVERDLGPEGLKRSIVIAATSDQPALMRIKGAFTATAIAEYFRDKGMNVMLMMDSVTRVAMAQREIGLAVGEPPATRGYTPSVFSILPKLLERTGTNEHGAITAFYTVLVDGDDMNEPIADTVRGILDGHIVLDRSLANKGQYPAINVLSSVSRLMSHITSPEHIKAAEKLRDLYYTYSKSEDLINIGAYKRGTSPEVDMAIDYEPLITNFLKQSFNDNISIEDTINELVELGVGAGM